A region of Diadema setosum chromosome 15, eeDiaSeto1, whole genome shotgun sequence DNA encodes the following proteins:
- the LOC140239148 gene encoding alpha-N-acetylneuraminide alpha-2,8-sialyltransferase-like: MLLLRKGVSVKSFKYSSKMSVIRQENQTDPVLAVGPRCAVIGNSGILTDSSCGSEIDEHDFVIRQNLAPSGEKFKPDVGSKVSLLTINQQQMFDIVEMNSSLVFKSDTKGMSMALRTHGITNQTILWHFKKAAHKLGSVASFFNEKLGIHPQWAYSMTSLNNVTSSVWNITRVSSGLSLITAALVLCEEVSVYGYYPFVRDSRNQTVWYHYYEPGKPPCPSLRFANSPNTVGSHKMPEEFALLQKLDNEGVLRLNIDRCMD; the protein is encoded by the exons ATGCTACTACTCCGTAAGGGTGTCTCGGTGAAATCGTTTAAATACAGCTCAAAGATGAGCGTGATCCGCCAGGAAAACCAGACAGATCCCGTACTGGCGGTAGGCCCGCGTTGTGCAGTCATCGGTAACTCAGGGATACTTACAGACAGTAGCTGTGGTTCCGAGATCGACGAACACGATTTCGTCATCAGGCAGAATTTAGCGCCCTCTGGGGAAAAATTCAAACCGGacgtggggtcaaaggtcagtctGCTGACCATCAATCAACAACAAATGTTTGATATTGTGGAGATGAACAGTTCGCTTGTCTTCAAGAGTGACACCAAAGGGATGTCCATGGCATTACGCACTCACGGCATCACTAACCAGACGATTCTCTGGCACTTCAAGAAAGCTGCCCACAAACTGGGCAGTGTGGCATCCTTCTTCAATGAGAAGCTTGGCATTCATCCTCAGTGGGCCTACAGTATGACGTCACTCAACAATGTTACCTCCAG TGTTTGGAACATTACTAGGGTATCGTCGGGTCTATCGCTTATAACTGCTGCACTGGTTCTTTGCGAAGAGGTCTCCGTGTACGGCTACTATCCTTTCGTGCGGGATTCCCGAAACCAGACGGTGTGGTATCACTACTACGAGCCCGGGAAACCGCCGTGCCCTTCTCTCCGTTTTGCTAACTCTCCAAACACCGTAGGGTCGCATAAGATGCCAGAGGAGTTTGCTCTCTTGCAGAAACTTGACAATGAAGGAGTATTGAGATTAAATATTGATCGTTGTATGGACTGA